Below is a genomic region from Pleuronectes platessa chromosome 2, fPlePla1.1, whole genome shotgun sequence.
ATataaaatacaggaaatctgGCATTGAATACAAGCGAATTGTTTTAGAATTCAAATAATGAATGTATCTAAAAGTGAAATTTTGCTTGGTATCAtaatctttttttctgtgaCAGCAACACATGTGACAATGCTGCTTTATTCCTATTGTACACTGGGTCCAAACCAAGGTTTAATTGAATCCTATGTGAGGATACGTAATTCTTAGATAACTGGTTATGATTCATGcaatcacacatacacagttttCAAGAActgagaaataaaatatatcttaTTTATAAATCTAAGTTAAACTAAATGGGATCATCAATCCTTTGTGAGTCAATGAATGACCTTGAAAATACATTGTGAGATCTCTGTTTGAacatatgacaaataaaacacatttaattacttttattgACAAATCATATATTTTAAAACCATTTCTTAAATTACACCATGATTAATTTGTAACCTCAAATATGCAGTTACACCTCCTGACCTGTGGATTTCTCTCCTGAAGACTATGTTGGTAAATCAACAGTTCCTCTTGAGTTCACTGCTGTTGTTTAAGCATGGCAGGTTCCTACaaagaatttaaaaataataaacacattcttgCTAGTAAGCTAAAAGATTACCGTGGTCTTTGTGAGCATCTCAAAACCTGCCCAGACTTTAGTCAGAAAAGCCAAACCATGGGCAGTTTGCTGAGTCAGATCTTTTAATTTGACCCTAATGCCACAATTCACCTCATGGCCTTGCATAATATTACAGTTTTGTGAAAGTAAACAACAAAAAGTAATTGTAATGCCATGTCTCCCTCAGACACAACTGATAGAAGAATTCAGCCAGAGGACTTGTGCAGAGTAAATTAATTTCATGGAAGCAATAAAGTGGAGTGGATTTTGGCACAGTCCTGTTTATCCTCTGAGGAGAACAATATCAGAGACGGCTTTGCAGAAACCACTTTCTCATGGAGACAGGGAAATTGATGGCCTTCACTTCTCTCGACATCATCCATTCTTCATtagcacacacaaatacacacacattgccAATTAGTGTTTCGCCTTAGAAATTTCCTCTGCAGGTGGCTAATGTCATCGCAGGTGGAGGTCGGGAGCATTATTTCCACAACATTGGCGTCCCCGTCAGTTAATTTTAGTGTTTACAACGTCTGACAAAAAGCAGAATTATCTGCCATTACAAAAGACTCTTGTAGCCATATTAAATAATTCTGATACAAAGActaaccacatttaaattctgatGAATGGGTTTCCTCACACTCATTACAGactaaaagtattttaatagTCCTGAtgtgattaaataaatacaattattttacaTAATTATTATACAGTAAAATAGGATTCTATTTTACAAATAGTTGTCTCCAGTCGTCTAAAGGTAACTCACTAGTTTCTTTATCTTTCACGCCTAAATCCTTCGATACAAGGAAGAGGCTTTAGTCAAATGATGACTGGTATTGATGCACTATATGTATATGGTAGATGAGACCCCTGACAAATTTGTCAAACAAGTGTGTATAATTGCTGAAATCTGCCAATTGAATTTGTACTTGTTTCAGTTGTGGTATGTTAACTCTCTGCTGGCTGCTTATAATGCTCTAATTCCCTTGAAAAATTCCCACGGCCTTTGTGTCCTGAGGCATTTACAGCCAGACGTGTGTAGTAACTATAATCTGCACCGGTACAAATAAAGTCATTATACGCCATTAGTGTGTAAAGTACATCCTTAGATTTGACCCCCCCCTTGATCTTGATGATTTGCAACTAATTGCACTCTACTGCTGTTCAGTGATAATGTatggatattaaaaaaaagggacCATGACACAGTTCAccattttaaattgtaattaaaaaagttataataaattaaaagtgAAACATAATATGCGGAagcagcaaagaaaacaacaggatCTCTTGCTGCTGTTACTGTGTACATGTGAGGCTCGGAGGTCACTGAAGCCAGTCCATCCATGACGTTAATCCACTTCAGATTTCTTGGGCAGCTGATTGTCAACTCCCTCGGATGTTACCGATAAGCTGATCCTGTTCCATGCATGATAAATCATGAGGGTGTCAATAAACTAAAGTGTGCAGCTAAAGGTTCCTGCTCTATATATACTGTGACAGGAGAGAGAACTGGTTACATTCTCCTTGAACTCCTAGAGTTCAGTGAATCATACCAGAAAACAATCTGCAGCAACAACTCCAGGACTGTCACGATTACCTGCGtctgcacacacattcacacacacatgcacacaaaccatGATCTGTAAACTGAGCTGGTTTTGCCAACTTGGCACCCTTCCATGTCCCCACCGGTGACCTATTCTGTGTCTGAACACAAGCCAAAAGATCACATGCAGAGGCTCAGCAACATTGCATCTGCCTGTCCACATAAGAGCATCAAATATATCAGGAGATCAGGTGTTTTTTAAAAGGTGGTTCAGGCTTCCAGCTGAGGGGAAAACCACGGGACGGAGTTGACACAGTGGCTCGTCTGAGACAATCCTCAGACATTGTCATGCTTCACAGAGGACAACTGGGAAATCTACATGGATGCATGGGTGGTCCAGCTTTATAATTccctgaaacaaaacaagagagatTGAAATTATCTGCCCTAATAATACAAAGAACTGGTGAATACAGTCCTAGTTTAGATTCCTAATTCCCTTACCTGAGCTGTTAGATTTTTTTGGATCCTTTTCAGTTTGGCCCTTTTTCGTCCATTTTTTGTCACAATTGTTTCTTCATAGAACTCGTGGGCCAAGTCGCCGTCTTCATCAAAGAAcaatgagctgcagcagagaggaaaacattATTATACATCTAAATATTGTGCCTGAGCGAATTCAAAACTCTGTAAAATCAAGGCTTACAACAAGGCCGAATAATTTCACATaatctggagaaaaaaaatctgcacaCATTCTGCATTTGCTCCCAACGTGAGTGCCAGTATGCACAAcggcaacaaaaataaaatgtggtgTTTGTATGTCAAGACCACAAAGCCATGAGCAAAGGAAAAAACATCAACCAGCTGCTTAGTTGGCTGAAGCCTCAGCTCTGCTGGACTGTCAGCTCTTTTCTTGTGGGTAAAGTGCTGTTTTTTGAAAGGTCAGGGTGAACGGTAAGCTAACAGGTCAGCTATGAGTGTGGAAATACCCCTTGGTTAACAGATGTGTATGGGTGGAGAGCTAAGACCACTACTGAAACACCACGTCTGCAGGAACCAAACAATGCTAACATGTCAAAATTTAACGAGTTTTCTCTGGAATATTTCGGACGTGAAGGGGACAGGAGGATATAAAGTAATCTCAAAATGATAAAACTCCAAATTATTAACCTAATACTGATTTCACTTGTCAGTATAAGCATTTATCTTGTGGGGTTTCGCGATAATAACACCATAACATTGTATCAGTCCGCTATAATCGTAATATATTTCCGAAGGTCCCACGTGATCCCGAGGCTGCTACTTACCTTCGTCTAGTAAACACAAAAGGCGTTGCGCCTCGGAAACTTCGAACTCTGGCCAGGGGCTGCTCATCTCCATCTTTGGTTGGTTCTTCCACACTAACTGGGCCAGAAAAAGGCCAAAATCCTTTGGATCTGGAGCCGCTGCCACCcatcttcagctgcagcacattATTTTCTTGGATCACAGAACTGGCAGTGGGGCTACAGCGTCACTGTATCAGGTGACCTTCAGGataaaaaacacaggaaaagaaCACATGAAAGGTTAATTTCTTCTAATCTATTATGCAAACAGGCAAAATTATTACAATATCACGATTTAACAATtcaatttttatattaaagaaataagaaaaCCCCAAAGTTCGAGATCCTGGTTTTGTGAGGCCAATATTAATGGTACCATaagaaaacaaatgcacagaacCTACAGCCAATGCAGAAGCTACCGTAGATTCAGTGATTATACATCCATGTTTGGCTAAGTTTACTTTTCTTGTGGCTGACAGAAGAGACACAGGAAACGAAGCGAAGTCTGCTGAAGAGTCCAGCTGGTTTATAATTCACACGTTCTTAAGGTCTGAATGTAGCAGGCCGGTGACATGACAGTACAACCTCACATGAACACAGCCCTTCCTCAGACACACGGAGGACCCCCACACTGTGTCATGGTGTGTAAATCCAGTGTCAGACATTTAGAAAAGCCCAGAACACATTAGTCAGCTGTGCTCGTGTCCAGAGGGCTCGTTAACCATTCGGCTACCTGGAGAGGGAAAGCTAACGTTGCTAACCCGAAGCAACAACATGCAGAATCAGCCCCTACACGTGTGTTACTCGCTGTCATGTAACTTTACGCCCTggctgctaacgttagcttcgGACAATTAGCTCCCCGCTGCTAGCATTAGCCAGGTCGACATGTTCCTATCTGCTTTTATAGGGCAACGTTCACTGACGAAATGCCAAAAAATACGATTAGCTGCTTTGCTAACCGGCGTCTGTCGCTACCGTTGAGTTGAAAACGTACCTAAAGCGGCCCGGTCGCCGGGGAGAGGGTCGCTTGTGGGATGATACAGCTGCACAACCTCGGAGCTTataacatatacacacacacatacacacacacctccgaACTAGCTGTTTATGCTAACGTAACACGTTGTTCTTCCTGGCTTCTTTTTACTGTCGTATGCAGAGGAAACGCGAGGAGGTGTCGCCGCGGCGTGGACGGGAGGGGAGGGACAGAGATGGCAGCACACAGCGAAA
It encodes:
- the tusc2b gene encoding tumor suppressor 2, mitochondrial calcium regulator b, with the translated sequence MGGSGSRSKGFWPFSGPVSVEEPTKDGDEQPLARVRSFRGATPFVFTRRSSLFFDEDGDLAHEFYEETIVTKNGRKRAKLKRIQKNLTAQGIIKLDHPCIHVDFPVVLCEA